A genomic region of Janthinobacterium lividum contains the following coding sequences:
- a CDS encoding HD-GYP domain-containing protein, protein MKIRRIYAGELALGVALPWDVHGETGSLLARLGHVISSENQIALLLAHGVIADTSADVPRTATEAPSALRMLNLVTAGLALVLPAIAAGQAGSHLSLAPLAQLVEEAVALDADVALACILHNQGAGDFAVRHSVDTAVITALLARALKLDDGVLRSVVLAALSMNVGMLERHADFQHKAGPLDAQERAYLRAHPQAGVDLLRAAGVTDAVWLQAVLQHHENIDGSGYPLGTQGEAIGIGARLIMLADRYCARVSKRSYRQPLLPNVALREMLMADKATLDAPLASLLVRELGIYPVGTFVKLLNGEIGVVTRKGLNAATPHVQSLIGPRGARLDVPLRRDTRVDLHAIREVLSAEQAGLQFRPDQLWGRSARM, encoded by the coding sequence GTGAAAATTCGGCGCATTTACGCGGGAGAACTCGCCCTGGGCGTGGCCCTGCCCTGGGACGTGCACGGCGAGACGGGCAGCCTGCTGGCCAGGCTGGGCCATGTCATCAGCAGCGAGAACCAGATCGCATTGCTGCTGGCGCATGGCGTCATCGCCGATACCAGTGCGGACGTGCCGCGCACGGCCACGGAAGCGCCGTCGGCCCTGCGCATGCTGAACCTTGTCACGGCAGGGCTGGCCCTCGTCCTGCCGGCCATTGCCGCCGGGCAGGCGGGCAGCCACCTATCCCTCGCGCCGCTGGCGCAGCTGGTGGAAGAGGCTGTTGCGCTGGATGCGGACGTGGCGCTGGCTTGCATCCTGCACAACCAAGGCGCGGGCGACTTTGCCGTGCGCCACAGCGTCGACACGGCCGTCATCACGGCCCTGCTGGCGCGCGCTCTGAAACTCGATGATGGCGTGCTCCGCAGCGTGGTGCTGGCCGCGCTGAGCATGAATGTGGGCATGCTGGAACGCCATGCGGATTTCCAGCACAAGGCGGGACCGCTGGACGCGCAGGAGCGGGCCTATTTGCGGGCTCATCCGCAAGCCGGTGTCGACCTGCTGCGCGCGGCGGGCGTCACGGACGCCGTCTGGCTGCAGGCCGTGCTGCAGCACCATGAAAACATCGATGGCAGCGGCTATCCGCTGGGCACGCAAGGCGAGGCGATCGGCATCGGCGCGCGCCTGATCATGCTGGCCGACCGCTATTGCGCGCGCGTTTCGAAGCGCAGCTACCGCCAGCCCTTGCTGCCGAACGTGGCCCTGCGCGAAATGCTGATGGCCGACAAGGCCACGCTGGATGCGCCGCTGGCGTCCCTGCTGGTGCGCGAGCTGGGCATCTACCCGGTCGGCACCTTCGTCAAATTGCTCAATGGGGAAATCGGCGTCGTCACGCGCAAGGGCTTGAATGCCGCCACGCCGCACGTGCAGTCGCTGATCGGCCCCCGCGGCGCGCGCCTGGACGTGCCGCTGCGGCGCGATACGCGCGTGGACTTGCACGCCATCCGCGAAGTGCTCAGTGCGGAGCAGGCGGGTTTGCAGTTTCGCCCTGATCAGCTGTGGGGCCGCAGCGCGCGAATGTAG
- a CDS encoding SRPBCC family protein encodes MKFEHLIEINDPLNPLIDTLTLEQVWRGLVLRAESPKLFVPHLDECQISERSDAGFARSLRYGELVINDRVVLVPQLQVRYEVPAQKDISASSLVMTIEMPDEASMWVRFQYDDGHDAATDAANALYDDFRRSAYKESDIDTVRIMRELAVEGRLDAGLLN; translated from the coding sequence ATGAAATTTGAACACTTGATTGAAATCAACGATCCTTTGAACCCGCTGATCGACACCTTGACCCTGGAGCAAGTCTGGCGCGGCCTGGTCTTGCGCGCCGAGTCGCCGAAACTGTTCGTGCCGCACCTCGATGAATGCCAGATCAGCGAGCGCAGCGATGCCGGCTTCGCGCGCAGCCTGCGCTATGGCGAGCTGGTCATCAACGACAGGGTGGTGCTGGTGCCGCAATTGCAGGTGCGCTACGAAGTGCCGGCGCAAAAGGATATCAGCGCGTCCTCGCTGGTGATGACCATCGAAATGCCCGACGAAGCGAGCATGTGGGTGCGCTTCCAGTACGACGATGGCCACGACGCGGCCACCGATGCGGCCAACGCCCTGTACGACGACTTCCGCCGTTCCGCCTACAAGGAGTCCGACATCGACACCGTGCGCATCATGCGCGAACTGGCAGTCGAAGGACGGCTCGATGCGGGCTTGCTGAACTAA
- a CDS encoding SlyX family protein, which yields MDNAEQMEVRFVDIEIKLAQQEDLVESLNQMVYQQGKRIDQLEAMLHKLGEHVRDGAQQANGGLVNERPPHY from the coding sequence ATGGACAATGCAGAACAGATGGAAGTACGTTTCGTCGATATTGAAATCAAGCTGGCGCAGCAGGAAGACCTGGTCGAGTCGCTGAACCAGATGGTGTACCAGCAGGGCAAGCGCATCGACCAGCTCGAGGCGATGCTGCACAAGCTGGGTGAACATGTGCGCGACGGGGCGCAGCAGGCAAATGGCGGGCTGGTCAACGAACGTCCGCCGCATTACTAA
- a CDS encoding M3 family metallopeptidase encodes MTRPTMLVIAASLMLAPAAAAFAATATTAPATAATAAATLPASNPFAQASSLPFNYPPFDKVQDADYAPAFTAGMAANLAEINAIANNKKPATFDNTIVAMERSGQLLSRVRTVFSVMSGSNTNETIQGLERELAPKMAAHSDAIMLNDKLFKRIDTLYAKRDKLGLDAESKRLLERYHTDFVRAGAKLSAADKEKLRAYNGQLAALSTKFAQNVLKELNASAVVVDTREELDGLSPAAIEVAAGLAKKRGLDGKYVIALVNTTGQAPLSLLTNRALRERIMAASQARGSRGGEFDNTQEVLELAKLRAERAALMGYPNYAAYSLEDQTAHDTTAVNALLGELAKPAVVNARREADDIQKVIDAGKGGFKVGAADWAFYSDKVRAERYNFDETQLKPYFEMHSVLTKGVFFAAGKLYGLTFKQRTDLPVYTSDMLVYDVFNEDGTQLAIFTLDPYARSNKRGGAWANAYVGQSTLLNRKPVIANNLNIPKPEAGQPTLMTFDEVNTMFHEFGHALHGMFSNVKYPRFAGTSVPRDFVEYPSQVNEMWALWPEVLQNYAKHYQTGAAIPAELLAKVTAADNFNQGYKTTEYLASALLDQRWHQLTPAQIPTDVLAFEKAALTDAGVDFAPAPPRYRTTYFSHAFAGGYSAGYYAYLWSEKLDADTVEWFKENGGLTRKNGDWFRSKLLSRGGSADALDIYRNFRGRDAKIEPLLERRGLNGK; translated from the coding sequence ATGACCCGTCCAACAATGCTCGTCATCGCCGCCAGCCTGATGCTGGCGCCAGCCGCTGCCGCTTTTGCCGCCACCGCCACCACAGCACCTGCCACTGCCGCTACCGCGGCGGCAACGCTGCCCGCTTCGAACCCGTTTGCGCAGGCCAGCAGCCTGCCATTCAACTATCCGCCGTTCGACAAGGTGCAGGACGCCGACTACGCGCCCGCCTTTACGGCAGGCATGGCCGCCAACCTGGCGGAAATCAACGCGATTGCGAATAACAAGAAGCCAGCTACCTTCGACAACACCATCGTGGCCATGGAACGCTCGGGCCAGCTGCTGAGCCGCGTGCGCACCGTGTTTTCCGTGATGTCCGGTTCGAATACGAATGAGACGATCCAGGGCCTGGAGCGCGAATTGGCGCCGAAAATGGCGGCCCATAGCGACGCGATCATGCTCAACGACAAATTGTTCAAGCGCATCGACACCCTGTACGCCAAGCGCGACAAGCTGGGCCTGGATGCGGAATCGAAACGCCTGCTGGAACGCTACCACACCGATTTTGTACGCGCCGGCGCCAAGCTGTCGGCGGCGGACAAGGAAAAGCTGCGCGCCTATAACGGCCAGCTGGCTGCCCTGTCGACCAAGTTCGCGCAGAACGTGCTGAAGGAATTGAACGCCTCGGCCGTCGTCGTCGATACGCGCGAAGAACTCGACGGCCTGTCGCCGGCCGCCATCGAGGTGGCTGCCGGCCTGGCCAAGAAGCGCGGCCTGGATGGCAAGTATGTGATCGCTCTCGTCAATACGACGGGCCAGGCGCCGCTGTCGCTGCTGACCAACCGCGCCTTGCGCGAACGCATCATGGCCGCTTCGCAAGCGCGCGGCAGCCGTGGCGGCGAGTTCGACAATACCCAGGAAGTGCTGGAACTGGCAAAACTGCGCGCCGAACGTGCCGCGCTGATGGGCTATCCGAACTACGCAGCGTATTCGCTGGAAGACCAGACGGCGCACGACACGACCGCCGTGAACGCGCTGCTGGGCGAGCTGGCAAAACCGGCCGTCGTCAATGCGCGCCGTGAAGCGGACGATATCCAGAAGGTCATCGATGCAGGCAAAGGCGGCTTCAAGGTGGGCGCCGCCGACTGGGCCTTCTACAGCGACAAGGTGCGTGCCGAACGCTACAACTTCGACGAGACTCAGTTGAAACCGTACTTTGAAATGCACAGTGTGCTGACCAAGGGCGTGTTCTTTGCTGCTGGCAAATTGTATGGCTTGACCTTTAAGCAGCGCACCGACTTGCCTGTCTACACGTCCGACATGCTGGTGTACGATGTCTTCAATGAAGACGGCACGCAGCTGGCCATCTTTACGCTCGACCCTTACGCGCGCAGCAACAAGCGCGGCGGCGCCTGGGCGAATGCCTACGTGGGCCAGTCGACCTTGCTGAACCGCAAGCCCGTCATCGCGAATAACCTCAACATTCCAAAGCCGGAAGCGGGCCAGCCGACCCTGATGACGTTTGACGAAGTCAACACCATGTTCCACGAATTCGGCCATGCGCTGCACGGCATGTTTTCGAACGTGAAATACCCGCGCTTTGCCGGCACCAGCGTGCCGCGCGACTTCGTCGAATACCCGTCGCAAGTCAATGAAATGTGGGCGCTGTGGCCGGAAGTGCTGCAAAACTATGCCAAGCACTATCAGACGGGCGCGGCTATCCCTGCCGAACTGCTGGCGAAAGTGACGGCGGCCGACAATTTCAACCAGGGCTATAAAACCACGGAATACCTGGCATCGGCCCTGCTGGACCAGCGCTGGCACCAGCTGACCCCGGCACAGATCCCGACCGACGTGCTGGCGTTTGAAAAAGCCGCCTTGACGGATGCCGGCGTCGATTTCGCCCCGGCGCCGCCGCGCTACCGCACCACGTATTTCTCGCACGCGTTCGCGGGCGGCTATTCGGCCGGCTACTACGCGTATCTGTGGTCGGAAAAGCTCGATGCCGACACGGTCGAGTGGTTCAAGGAGAACGGCGGCCTGACGCGCAAGAACGGCGACTGGTTCCGCAGCAAATTGCTTTCGCGCGGCGGCAGCGCCGATGCGCTCGACATCTACCGCAACTTCCG
- a CDS encoding UvrD-helicase domain-containing protein — MSKAPQFGLNAPQSEAVTYLDGPCLVLAGAGSGKTRVITQKIAHLIEDRGYDPRTIAALTFTNKAALEMQERIAKLLKQPRQAKQLTVSTFHSLGVKILRQEANGVGLKDRFSIMDSDDCFSLVQDLAITTDKQVIRGIQNAMSLWKNGLIDPDMALAQAKDEDEANAARIYRSYVATLSAYQAVDFDDLIRLPVELFRNNGPVRDKWQRRLRYLLVDEYQDTNTCQYELVKLMVTGIGKKPMFTAVGDDDQAIYAWRGATVENLKTLETDFPDLRVIKLEQNYRSTMRVLNAANAVIGNNPKLFEKSLWSEHGLGEPIKVLGMQTDEQEAEQVAIMISADHFERKNKFSDYAILYRGNHQARIIEQCLRKERIPYTISGGQSFFDKAEIKDIISYLRLLANEDDDPAFIRAVTTPRRGVGQSTLEVLGAFSGQWQCSLFQAVFKGGIEAKLTDRQLGPLRDFCNFINDLESRASRPGAAGSGDNAAEVLDDMMKEIHYESYLYDAFEERQAQSKWQNVLEFVNWLKERGRGGKDRDGEEKNVLELTQMVALMTMLEGKDEEQDAVRMSTLHASKGLEFPHVFLVGVEEGILPHKGDPDAPAETIAARIQEERRLMYVGITRAQRTLHITWCKKRKRAGEQVHCDPSRFIKEMELDVGDAVPTEAEVISPKERLARMKALLAAPKG, encoded by the coding sequence ATGTCCAAAGCACCACAGTTCGGTCTGAATGCGCCCCAAAGCGAAGCGGTTACCTACCTCGACGGCCCTTGCCTGGTGCTGGCGGGCGCCGGCTCGGGCAAGACGCGCGTGATCACGCAAAAGATCGCCCATCTGATCGAAGACCGGGGCTATGACCCGCGCACCATCGCCGCCTTGACCTTCACCAACAAGGCGGCGCTGGAAATGCAGGAGCGCATCGCCAAGCTGTTGAAACAGCCGCGCCAGGCCAAGCAGTTGACGGTGTCGACCTTCCACTCGCTGGGCGTGAAAATCCTGCGTCAGGAAGCCAATGGCGTGGGGCTGAAGGACCGCTTTTCCATCATGGACAGCGACGACTGTTTTTCCCTCGTGCAAGACCTCGCCATTACCACCGATAAACAGGTCATTCGCGGCATCCAGAACGCCATGTCCTTGTGGAAAAATGGCCTGATCGACCCGGACATGGCGCTGGCACAAGCCAAGGATGAGGACGAGGCGAACGCGGCGCGCATCTACCGCAGCTATGTGGCAACGCTCTCCGCCTACCAGGCCGTCGATTTCGACGACCTGATCCGCTTGCCGGTGGAACTGTTCCGCAACAACGGTCCCGTGCGTGACAAGTGGCAGCGCCGTTTGCGCTATCTGCTCGTCGATGAATACCAGGATACGAACACGTGCCAGTACGAACTGGTGAAACTGATGGTGACGGGCATCGGCAAGAAGCCGATGTTTACGGCCGTGGGCGACGACGACCAGGCGATCTATGCGTGGCGCGGCGCCACCGTGGAAAACCTGAAGACCCTGGAGACGGATTTCCCCGATTTGCGCGTGATCAAGCTGGAGCAGAATTACCGCTCCACCATGCGCGTGCTCAATGCGGCCAATGCCGTCATCGGCAACAATCCTAAACTGTTTGAAAAGTCGCTGTGGTCCGAACACGGCCTGGGCGAGCCGATCAAGGTGCTGGGCATGCAGACGGACGAGCAGGAGGCGGAACAGGTCGCCATCATGATCTCGGCCGACCATTTCGAGCGCAAGAACAAATTTTCCGATTACGCCATTTTGTACCGGGGCAACCACCAGGCGCGCATCATCGAGCAGTGTTTGCGCAAGGAACGCATCCCGTACACGATCTCGGGCGGCCAGAGCTTCTTCGACAAGGCCGAGATCAAGGACATCATCAGCTATCTGCGCCTGCTGGCCAACGAGGACGACGATCCGGCTTTCATCCGCGCCGTGACGACGCCGCGCCGTGGCGTGGGGCAATCGACGCTGGAGGTGCTGGGCGCGTTCTCGGGGCAGTGGCAGTGCTCGCTGTTCCAGGCCGTCTTCAAGGGCGGCATCGAGGCCAAGCTGACGGACCGTCAGCTGGGTCCGCTGCGCGACTTCTGCAACTTCATCAACGACCTCGAATCGCGCGCCAGCCGTCCGGGCGCGGCCGGCAGCGGCGACAACGCGGCCGAAGTGCTGGATGACATGATGAAGGAAATCCACTACGAATCGTATCTGTACGATGCCTTCGAGGAACGCCAAGCGCAAAGCAAGTGGCAGAATGTGCTGGAATTCGTCAACTGGCTCAAGGAACGGGGCCGGGGCGGCAAGGACCGCGATGGCGAAGAAAAGAACGTGCTGGAATTGACGCAGATGGTGGCCTTGATGACCATGCTCGAGGGCAAGGACGAGGAGCAGGACGCCGTGCGCATGTCGACCCTGCACGCGTCGAAAGGTCTCGAGTTTCCGCACGTGTTTCTGGTCGGCGTGGAAGAGGGCATCTTGCCGCACAAGGGCGACCCTGACGCGCCGGCCGAAACCATCGCCGCGCGCATCCAGGAAGAGCGGCGTTTGATGTATGTGGGCATTACGCGGGCCCAGCGCACCTTGCACATTACGTGGTGCAAGAAGCGCAAGCGGGCTGGCGAGCAAGTCCATTGCGACCCGTCGCGCTTCATCAAGGAAATGGAACTCGACGTGGGCGACGCCGTGCCGACGGAAGCGGAAGTGATTTCGCCCAAGGAGCGTTTGGCGCGCATGAAGGCGCTGTTGGCCGCGCCGAAAGGGTAA
- a CDS encoding type II toxin-antitoxin system RelE/ParE family toxin, producing MTASTPPEPPLIDTRKTAEYRRWEDSLQDVAAAAIDARIKHLQHGKKGDWRPVGEGVCELRFLQTGPGWRVYFHETNRGTLILLLLGGNKSSQQRDIKQAQAILRELKARQAALKKAAASPSTGARKK from the coding sequence ATGACTGCATCCACGCCACCCGAACCACCGCTGATCGACACGCGCAAGACGGCCGAATACCGGCGCTGGGAAGACTCGCTGCAAGATGTTGCGGCCGCCGCCATCGACGCGCGCATCAAGCACTTACAGCACGGCAAAAAGGGCGACTGGCGGCCAGTGGGTGAAGGCGTGTGCGAGCTGCGCTTTTTACAGACGGGACCGGGCTGGCGCGTGTATTTTCATGAAACGAACCGGGGCACCCTGATCTTGCTGCTGTTGGGCGGCAACAAATCCAGCCAGCAGCGCGACATAAAGCAGGCGCAAGCGATCCTCCGGGAGCTGAAAGCCCGGCAGGCGGCCCTCAAAAAAGCGGCGGCAAGCCCCTCCACAGGAGCACGAAAGAAATGA
- a CDS encoding dihydrolipoyl dehydrogenase: MKTIRVDVAVIGSGTAGMTAHKAARMQGKRVLMIESGPYGTTCARVGCMPSKLLIAAAEAAHAVAAAPAFGVHPGPVRIDGRQVMARVRSERDRFVGFVLDGVNAIPDEEKLRGHARFISPGTLQVDEHTLVEATSVVIATGSTPIVPPEWQAAGDRVITSDAVFEWTDLPGSVAVVGSGVIGLELGQALARLGVRVTLFARGNKVAQLTDPLVLREADAVLARELDIRFMTKVAHMAKAPDGSGILLTSSDAAGVEKTEQFEYMLAAIGRAPNVDKIGLETAQIELDRHGIPLHDPHTMQCGKSAIFIAGDADNALPLLPEAADEGRIAGDNAARFPDVKPGLRRTPLTIAFTEPQIATLGATYQQLCVSHAGRFAVGAVSFGNQGRSRVMLQNQGLLRVYAEFGSKRFLGAELIGPRAEHLGHLLAWACQAQLTVPAMLDMPFYHPVIEEGVRTALRELALHLEKDPEHAPGCADCTPGP, from the coding sequence ATGAAGACGATACGAGTGGATGTGGCCGTGATCGGCAGCGGCACGGCCGGCATGACGGCGCACAAGGCGGCGCGCATGCAGGGCAAGCGCGTGCTGATGATCGAAAGCGGACCGTACGGCACGACCTGCGCCAGGGTGGGCTGCATGCCCAGCAAACTCCTGATCGCGGCGGCCGAGGCGGCCCATGCCGTGGCTGCGGCGCCGGCTTTTGGCGTGCACCCGGGCCCCGTGCGCATCGATGGCCGGCAAGTGATGGCCAGGGTGCGCAGCGAGCGCGACCGTTTTGTCGGCTTCGTGCTCGACGGCGTCAACGCCATCCCTGACGAAGAAAAACTGCGCGGCCATGCGCGTTTTATTTCCCCCGGCACATTGCAGGTGGATGAGCATACGCTTGTCGAGGCCACCAGCGTGGTGATCGCCACCGGTTCCACGCCCATCGTGCCGCCCGAGTGGCAGGCGGCGGGAGACAGGGTCATCACCAGCGACGCCGTGTTCGAGTGGACGGATTTGCCAGGCTCCGTGGCCGTGGTCGGCAGCGGCGTCATCGGCCTGGAATTGGGCCAGGCGCTGGCGCGGCTGGGCGTGCGCGTGACCTTGTTTGCGCGTGGCAATAAAGTCGCGCAGCTGACGGACCCGCTGGTGCTGCGGGAGGCGGATGCCGTACTGGCGCGCGAACTCGATATCCGATTCATGACCAAGGTCGCGCACATGGCAAAAGCGCCTGACGGCAGCGGCATCCTGCTCACCAGCAGCGATGCCGCCGGCGTGGAAAAAACCGAGCAGTTCGAGTATATGCTGGCCGCCATCGGCCGGGCGCCGAACGTGGACAAGATCGGCCTGGAAACGGCGCAAATCGAACTCGACCGCCACGGCATTCCCCTGCATGACCCGCATACCATGCAGTGTGGCAAGAGCGCCATCTTCATTGCCGGGGATGCCGACAACGCACTGCCGCTGCTGCCCGAGGCGGCCGACGAGGGCCGCATCGCGGGCGACAACGCGGCGCGCTTTCCTGACGTCAAACCAGGCTTGCGCCGCACGCCGTTGACGATTGCCTTCACGGAGCCGCAGATCGCCACCCTGGGCGCGACGTACCAGCAATTGTGCGTGAGCCATGCAGGCCGCTTCGCCGTCGGTGCCGTGTCATTCGGCAACCAGGGCCGCAGTCGCGTGATGCTGCAAAACCAGGGCTTGCTGCGCGTGTATGCGGAATTTGGCAGCAAGCGCTTTCTTGGCGCCGAGCTGATCGGCCCAAGGGCGGAACACCTGGGCCATCTGCTGGCCTGGGCATGCCAGGCGCAGCTGACGGTACCAGCCATGCTCGACATGCCGTTTTACCACCCCGTCATCGAGGAAGGCGTGCGCACGGCCTTGCGCGAACTGGCGCTGCACCTGGAAAAAGACCCGGAACATGCGCCCGGCTGCGCCGATTGCACACCTGGGCCCTGA
- a CDS encoding ArgP/LysG family DNA-binding transcriptional regulator, whose protein sequence is MGSLDYRALAVLDAVASHGSFDKAALALGITQSAVSQRIKALEDASGRLLIIRGQPAVPTGLGQRLIVHHRNVKLMEASLDIDLGNSVSMPEIAIAIDADSLATWFPDTLSALLAPPRCQLDVRLADSDSALQMVRDGSVFGCVAAESGTAIDAAAATSVTPLGTLRYVCVATPVFAGHWFGDGFIAEAVQLAPAVVGQHGLLARFLAEQLSMREPFPHHTLPVEATRRGCVQDGLAYGLMPQRLAAQALATDRLVDLMPGSTLDVPLSWHAWTLDTPFTKLLSEQIVKSARDYLN, encoded by the coding sequence ATGGGATCACTCGATTATCGCGCGCTGGCCGTGCTGGACGCCGTTGCCAGCCATGGCAGTTTCGACAAGGCCGCCCTGGCGCTGGGCATCACCCAGTCGGCCGTCTCGCAGCGCATCAAGGCGCTGGAAGACGCCAGCGGGCGCCTGCTGATCATCCGTGGCCAGCCAGCCGTGCCGACGGGACTGGGCCAGCGCCTGATCGTGCATCACCGCAACGTCAAGCTGATGGAAGCGTCGCTCGACATCGACCTGGGCAACAGCGTCAGCATGCCGGAAATCGCCATCGCCATCGATGCCGACAGCCTGGCCACGTGGTTTCCCGACACCTTGTCCGCCCTGCTGGCGCCACCGCGCTGCCAGCTCGACGTGCGCCTGGCCGACAGCGACAGCGCCTTGCAGATGGTGCGCGACGGCTCCGTGTTCGGCTGCGTGGCAGCCGAGTCCGGCACAGCGATCGACGCGGCGGCCGCCACCAGCGTCACGCCGCTGGGCACCTTGCGCTATGTCTGCGTGGCAACACCCGTATTTGCAGGCCACTGGTTCGGCGATGGTTTTATTGCCGAGGCGGTACAACTGGCGCCCGCCGTGGTGGGCCAGCACGGCTTGCTGGCGCGTTTCCTTGCTGAACAATTGAGCATGCGTGAACCGTTTCCGCACCACACCTTACCCGTGGAAGCGACGCGCCGCGGCTGCGTCCAGGATGGCCTCGCCTACGGCTTGATGCCGCAGCGCCTGGCCGCGCAGGCGCTGGCAACAGACCGTCTCGTGGATCTGATGCCGGGCAGCACCCTGGACGTGCCGCTGAGCTGGCATGCGTGGACCCTGGACACGCCATTTACCAAGCTGCTGTCCGAGCAGATCGTCAAGTCGGCGCGCGACTATCTGAACTAA
- a CDS encoding addiction module antidote protein: MNHDIDHDTFDLDDLEALGLSKFDPTQHLTSKAAVAAYMSEIVATGNAELFQSAMNDVVRAYGMGKVAARADITREGAYKALREGSKPRFETILKMLDALGMQLAIVPKTTPDGAVEA; the protein is encoded by the coding sequence ATGAACCACGACATCGACCACGACACCTTCGACCTCGACGACCTGGAAGCATTGGGACTGAGCAAATTTGACCCGACACAACACCTGACCAGCAAGGCCGCCGTGGCCGCCTACATGAGCGAAATCGTCGCCACCGGCAATGCCGAACTGTTCCAGTCCGCCATGAACGACGTGGTGCGTGCCTACGGCATGGGCAAGGTGGCGGCCAGGGCCGACATCACGCGCGAAGGCGCGTATAAAGCCTTGCGCGAAGGCAGCAAGCCGCGCTTCGAAACCATTTTAAAGATGCTCGATGCGCTGGGCATGCAGCTGGCCATCGTGCCAAAAACCACGCCAGACGGCGCAGTGGAAGCCTGA